Proteins encoded within one genomic window of Thermosipho affectus:
- a CDS encoding 3'-5' exonuclease: MVEENVYCVLDTETTGLNPWFGDRIIEVAIVPVYKGKIVNSWIYHSLVNPSIPIPALSEKIHGISNAQIADAPGLERVLDNIRAYTKDTILVMHNATMDLSFLDIATKEVGQFPINAKYIDTLEISESLYGKRRSLESLVKEFKLGSKVPHRALQDAILTAKVFLKLSEKIGIENLREFVRIWGDGQ; the protein is encoded by the coding sequence ATCGTGGAAGAAAATGTATATTGCGTTCTTGATACAGAAACAACAGGCCTTAACCCTTGGTTTGGCGATAGAATCATTGAAGTTGCAATTGTACCTGTATACAAAGGAAAAATAGTTAATAGCTGGATATATCATTCATTGGTGAACCCAAGTATCCCTATTCCAGCATTATCCGAAAAAATCCACGGCATTTCAAATGCACAAATTGCAGATGCACCAGGTTTGGAAAGGGTTTTGGATAATATAAGGGCATATACAAAAGACACTATATTAGTGATGCACAATGCAACTATGGATCTTTCATTTTTGGATATTGCAACAAAAGAAGTAGGTCAATTTCCTATAAATGCAAAATACATAGATACCCTGGAAATATCCGAAAGTTTATACGGAAAACGCAGAAGTTTGGAAAGTCTTGTAAAAGAATTTAAACTAGGAAGTAAAGTTCCACATAGGGCGCTGCAAGATGCTATTTTAACCGCTAAAGTATTTTTAAAACTATCGGAAAAAATTGGTATTGAAAACTTACGAGAATTTGTAAGAATATGGGGGGATGGACAATGA
- a CDS encoding PhoH family protein — protein sequence MIKNFVLDTNVLIHDPESIYAFEDNNVIIPLPVLEELDNLKRQTGSLGKSARHAIRELDSLRQKGKLSEGVKLKNGGKIQVVFLKKKDHEDIDFLYEKYIDNWILVYTLHILKSTKQPTFLVSKDINLRVKADSLGIPSQDYLSDRSELQSLTPGYFEFHNIETLDKSLLYPNAYIDNLDKYYRFDGENLLQMSRKITAWNVKPRNREQFFAMDALLNDNIKLVSLIGMAGTGKTFITLACALQKTFTEQKYEKIIVARPLVAMGGKDIGYLPGSYEEKMKPWMSPIYDNLEYLFRLSNTNMKEFMKKGIIEIEALTYIRGRSIPDQFIIIDEAQNLTPHEVKTILTRAGENTKIVLLGDPYQIDTPYLDKDSNGLVYAASRFLNSKISAHIILQKGERSLLATEAANLL from the coding sequence ATGATTAAAAATTTTGTATTAGATACAAATGTATTAATACACGATCCAGAATCTATTTATGCCTTTGAAGACAACAATGTGATAATACCACTTCCCGTACTTGAAGAACTTGATAATTTAAAAAGACAAACGGGAAGCCTTGGAAAATCTGCAAGGCATGCAATAAGGGAATTAGATAGTTTAAGACAGAAAGGTAAGTTATCAGAAGGTGTTAAACTAAAAAATGGTGGAAAAATACAAGTCGTATTTTTAAAGAAAAAAGATCACGAAGATATAGACTTTCTATACGAAAAATACATAGACAACTGGATTTTGGTTTATACACTACACATTTTAAAATCCACAAAACAACCCACTTTTTTAGTATCAAAAGATATAAACTTAAGGGTTAAGGCAGATTCCTTGGGCATACCTTCCCAAGACTATCTTTCCGATAGATCAGAACTTCAATCTTTGACTCCCGGATATTTTGAATTTCATAACATAGAAACCTTGGACAAAAGTTTATTATATCCAAACGCATACATAGACAACTTGGATAAATATTACAGATTCGATGGAGAAAACCTACTACAAATGTCCAGAAAAATAACAGCGTGGAATGTAAAGCCAAGAAACAGGGAACAATTTTTCGCAATGGACGCTCTACTAAATGACAACATAAAATTAGTCTCGTTAATTGGAATGGCAGGAACTGGTAAAACCTTCATTACGCTTGCTTGTGCGCTACAAAAAACATTTACAGAACAAAAATACGAAAAAATAATAGTGGCAAGGCCACTTGTGGCAATGGGCGGAAAAGATATTGGTTATCTACCGGGAAGCTACGAAGAAAAAATGAAACCCTGGATGTCACCTATTTACGATAATCTAGAATATCTTTTTAGACTTTCCAATACAAACATGAAAGAATTCATGAAAAAAGGTATAATTGAAATAGAAGCATTAACATATATTAGGGGAAGATCCATCCCTGATCAGTTTATAATAATAGATGAGGCACAAAACTTAACTCCACACGAAGTTAAGACAATTTTAACTAGAGCAGGTGAAAATACAAAAATAGTACTTTTGGGTGATCCATATCAGATAGATACTCCATACTTAGATAAAGACAGCAATGGACTTGTATATGCCGCAAGTAGATTTTTAAACAGTAAAATTTCAGCACATATAATCTTGCAAAAAGGTGAAAGGTCCTTATTAGCCACCGAAGCAGCTAATCTTCTTTAA
- a CDS encoding ATP-binding protein, translated as MLIKSLKINGFGKIKSKELKFKPGLNVIFGPNASGKTTIAYFILNALSKPGDEIKKYEPWNHYEFGGEITTDEGTFKVDFLNGEFNTLVDRELFETVGFIKENEKLDLLREKDSFVIGYMKKKMQKNEWGIRLTEAIAASNNYFEKVQYCIEELNKKISELDAQILDIKKEIEKYNKDILYKKELKKEKEKIENELIIKQSRLEEEKGKYIKELNDKIRSLSLKKEELNMSLQEFSRISKIDREKIVQVREFMNTLEVLNKNIDGISKQYNELLNNLKNIETLLEEKMKNLNIKDEKELETVNLKIKNLILLKKMYDEKKNKLEDILEENSLWKLFTEKENLIDELEEEEAKHKENQNKIQKKIDDLKENLNKISSSIKIHKDFSFVFFFAALISLIFGFVMKNISLWLFSGTIITGIAGFIETVLWRKKEGTAEIIRNEIDELMKKKIIRPRYLSLLREYNLKSLKELRQRYYEFIEWKARKKDYQSASEEFKKLESEILKELKDFNLGSAAQIIDSGISYLERLVNEVQRLILTKSSLEKQLYEVKSEMENQLKKKDETTLTLNKLMEELKLSLDEIKNFDNLYGKYLTITENITKVESDIEKYQSMLDNEILPEEIRNLEFEIKELQRKNKEIEGELSKELKQIPSFETLLEKIQEKEKIIGKIESLKVYLSNISKAKEILRKRLEEYVETYGKKFKEEFTKILLSIVNETMPIIVEDNLSVRLNINGEKLNPEEFLSAATFDQMLFAYKVALFKTMAEHNLPLIIDNAFIRYDNERLKRVIDILNHESKRRQIILLTSDIRLANTFKDIVKLEG; from the coding sequence ATGTTGATTAAATCATTAAAAATAAATGGATTTGGAAAGATAAAAAGCAAAGAATTAAAGTTCAAACCTGGATTAAACGTTATATTTGGCCCTAACGCTTCTGGAAAAACAACTATAGCCTACTTTATTCTTAACGCTTTATCAAAACCAGGCGATGAAATCAAAAAATACGAGCCCTGGAACCATTACGAATTTGGTGGTGAAATAACAACGGATGAAGGCACATTCAAAGTGGATTTTCTAAATGGAGAATTTAACACTCTTGTTGATAGAGAACTCTTTGAAACAGTGGGGTTTATAAAGGAAAACGAAAAATTAGACCTGTTAAGGGAAAAAGATTCTTTTGTTATAGGTTATATGAAAAAGAAAATGCAAAAAAATGAGTGGGGAATAAGATTAACTGAAGCTATTGCAGCTTCAAATAATTATTTCGAAAAAGTCCAATATTGCATTGAAGAATTAAATAAAAAAATATCTGAACTTGACGCACAAATTTTGGATATAAAGAAAGAAATTGAAAAATACAATAAAGATATACTGTACAAAAAAGAATTGAAAAAAGAAAAGGAAAAAATTGAAAATGAATTAATCATAAAACAAAGTAGATTGGAAGAAGAAAAGGGAAAATACATAAAGGAATTAAATGACAAAATAAGAAGCTTGAGTTTAAAAAAAGAAGAATTAAACATGTCTTTACAAGAATTTTCAAGAATTTCCAAAATTGATAGGGAAAAAATAGTACAAGTTAGGGAATTTATGAATACACTAGAAGTACTCAACAAAAACATAGATGGAATTTCAAAACAATACAATGAACTTTTAAATAATTTAAAAAATATTGAAACCCTATTAGAGGAAAAAATGAAAAATTTGAATATAAAAGATGAAAAAGAACTTGAAACGGTCAACCTTAAAATTAAAAATTTAATTTTATTAAAGAAAATGTATGACGAAAAGAAAAATAAATTAGAAGATATACTAGAGGAAAACTCACTTTGGAAACTCTTTACTGAAAAGGAAAATTTAATTGATGAACTGGAAGAAGAAGAAGCAAAACACAAAGAAAACCAAAACAAAATACAAAAGAAGATTGACGATCTAAAAGAAAATTTAAATAAAATTTCTTCTTCTATAAAAATTCACAAGGATTTTTCTTTTGTCTTTTTCTTTGCGGCTTTGATCTCGTTGATTTTTGGCTTTGTTATGAAAAACATTTCACTTTGGTTATTTAGTGGAACAATCATCACGGGTATTGCTGGATTTATTGAAACAGTTCTCTGGAGAAAAAAGGAAGGAACAGCAGAAATAATAAGAAATGAAATAGATGAGTTGATGAAGAAAAAAATAATACGACCTAGGTATTTAAGTCTGCTAAGAGAATACAATCTAAAGTCACTAAAAGAATTAAGGCAAAGATACTACGAATTTATTGAATGGAAGGCAAGAAAAAAAGATTATCAAAGTGCAAGTGAAGAATTTAAAAAATTGGAGTCTGAAATTTTAAAGGAATTAAAAGATTTTAATTTGGGAAGTGCCGCCCAAATTATAGATTCTGGTATTTCTTACCTTGAAAGGTTGGTAAATGAAGTACAAAGGCTAATTCTTACAAAATCCTCGTTGGAAAAACAACTATATGAAGTAAAATCCGAAATGGAAAATCAACTAAAGAAGAAAGATGAAACAACGCTTACCCTCAATAAATTAATGGAAGAACTAAAGCTCTCACTTGATGAAATCAAAAATTTTGATAATCTATACGGTAAATATCTAACTATAACGGAAAATATTACAAAGGTAGAATCTGATATTGAAAAATACCAATCTATGTTGGACAACGAAATCTTACCCGAAGAAATCAGAAATTTGGAATTTGAAATAAAAGAATTACAAAGGAAAAATAAGGAAATTGAAGGGGAACTTTCAAAAGAGCTAAAACAAATTCCCTCTTTTGAAACTTTATTGGAAAAAATACAGGAAAAAGAAAAAATTATAGGAAAAATCGAATCTCTAAAAGTATACTTATCAAATATCTCAAAGGCAAAAGAAATATTAAGAAAAAGACTAGAAGAATATGTGGAAACCTATGGAAAGAAATTCAAGGAAGAATTTACTAAGATATTACTTTCCATAGTAAATGAAACCATGCCAATTATTGTCGAGGATAACCTTTCTGTAAGGTTAAATATAAACGGTGAAAAATTAAATCCAGAGGAGTTTTTAAGTGCTGCTACTTTTGATCAAATGTTATTCGCATACAAAGTTGCACTCTTTAAAACCATGGCAGAACACAACCTTCCATTGATAATTGACAACGCTTTTATAAGATACGACAACGAAAGACTAAAAAGAGTAATAGACATCTTAAATCACGAATCAAAGAGAAGACAAATAATACTATTAACAAGTGACATTAGACTGGCAAATACTTTTAAGGATATTGTCAAGTTGGAGGGATAA
- the pyrH gene encoding UMP kinase: MYKRILLKLSGEVLSGEGEKGFNHENIIYLVDELKKILEYGTNMGIVIGAGNLFRGREMQELSPTIADQIGMLGTVINALYLKDIFEKNHLRTVVVSQVTSLPSIRPIHYDDINLYFDAGYVVIFAGGTSNPFFTTDTAAALRAVEMKADILIKGTKVDGIYDKDPKKYNDAKKFNMLTFDEAIEKGLKIMDTEAFSICKRYNMKILVMDFFKKNNLLSAVREENVGTLVVPK, from the coding sequence ATGTACAAAAGAATCCTCTTAAAACTCAGTGGGGAAGTACTAAGCGGTGAAGGTGAAAAAGGATTCAACCATGAAAATATCATATACCTTGTTGATGAGTTAAAAAAGATACTAGAATACGGGACAAACATGGGAATCGTTATTGGTGCGGGTAACTTATTTAGAGGCAGAGAAATGCAAGAGTTATCCCCAACTATTGCAGATCAAATAGGTATGTTGGGAACTGTAATAAACGCATTGTATCTGAAAGATATTTTTGAAAAAAATCACCTAAGAACTGTCGTTGTTTCACAAGTAACATCTCTACCGTCGATAAGACCTATACATTACGATGATATAAACCTATACTTTGATGCAGGATACGTTGTAATATTTGCAGGCGGAACGAGTAATCCATTCTTTACCACAGATACAGCTGCCGCATTGAGAGCTGTTGAAATGAAAGCAGACATACTAATTAAAGGTACAAAAGTAGACGGTATATACGATAAAGATCCAAAAAAATACAATGATGCAAAGAAATTTAATATGCTCACTTTCGATGAAGCGATAGAAAAAGGATTAAAAATTATGGATACCGAAGCATTTTCCATATGTAAAAGGTATAATATGAAAATACTCGTTATGGACTTCTTTAAAAAGAATAATCTACTTTCCGCTGTAAGAGAGGAAAATGTAGGTACTTTGGTGGTGCCCAAATAA
- the ylqF gene encoding ribosome biogenesis GTPase YlqF — translation MWYPGHISKAKRKIKEFLKAVDTILIILDARAPLATTAFERELFSGKKVLYILNKSDLADENYTNLWIKKISETSPVISFSKDEPVNKIKKFIKSFSKEKLKETRVLIAGVPNVGKSSIINKISGRKLAKTGMAPGITRGLQWINLGNVKLLDTPGILYSKLFNKDIAAKLLLIGSLPVESIEKYDIITRAYELFKDELNINKSFEEFLEEYGKQRGFISKGGIVDFERTKNNIFKSISEGKFGRFTYDKEVNLWMQK, via the coding sequence ATGTGGTATCCAGGGCACATAAGTAAGGCAAAAAGGAAAATAAAAGAATTTCTAAAAGCAGTTGATACAATCTTAATTATTTTAGATGCAAGGGCTCCACTTGCAACTACTGCTTTTGAAAGAGAATTATTTTCTGGAAAAAAGGTCCTGTATATTTTAAATAAATCAGATTTAGCAGATGAAAACTACACAAATCTGTGGATAAAAAAAATAAGTGAAACATCACCTGTTATATCTTTTTCAAAAGACGAACCTGTAAACAAAATTAAAAAATTTATTAAATCCTTTTCAAAAGAAAAATTAAAAGAAACGCGTGTATTAATAGCAGGTGTTCCAAATGTGGGAAAGTCGTCTATAATAAATAAAATTTCAGGTAGAAAGCTGGCAAAAACGGGGATGGCTCCAGGTATAACAAGAGGGTTACAATGGATAAACTTGGGAAATGTAAAATTACTCGATACCCCTGGAATATTATACTCAAAGCTATTTAACAAAGACATAGCTGCTAAATTACTCCTTATTGGTTCTTTACCTGTAGAATCAATAGAAAAATATGATATAATTACTCGGGCATATGAACTTTTTAAAGATGAATTAAACATCAATAAAAGCTTTGAGGAATTTTTGGAAGAATATGGAAAACAAAGAGGATTTATCTCAAAAGGTGGAATTGTGGACTTTGAAAGAACCAAAAATAATATATTCAAATCAATTTCAGAAGGAAAATTTGGACGGTTTACATATGATAAGGAGGTGAATCTATGGATGCAAAAATAA
- a CDS encoding chemotaxis protein CheX, whose product MDAKIINSLISAVKSTFKMVLKVEPNVSKPSISKGIEPKYPIVTVIGFNGDIDGNLIYSFNKNTAIKVVSTMMGMPYENLDELALSALGELGNMTSGSIAMELEKVGYKVDITPPTVITGKDIQVTAEGVILKLPLNIFSEGDFEVHMVIRGGGK is encoded by the coding sequence ATGGATGCAAAAATAATTAACTCACTAATTTCAGCGGTAAAATCTACCTTTAAAATGGTACTTAAAGTTGAACCTAATGTTTCAAAACCTTCAATCTCCAAAGGAATTGAACCAAAATACCCCATAGTTACAGTTATAGGTTTTAATGGAGACATAGATGGTAACTTAATTTATTCTTTTAACAAAAACACAGCAATTAAAGTGGTTAGTACCATGATGGGAATGCCATATGAGAATCTAGATGAACTTGCATTGAGCGCATTAGGTGAGTTGGGAAACATGACTAGTGGATCAATTGCAATGGAACTTGAAAAAGTAGGGTATAAAGTAGATATTACACCTCCCACTGTAATCACAGGTAAAGATATCCAAGTTACCGCAGAAGGTGTAATATTAAAACTTCCTTTGAATATCTTTTCAGAAGGAGATTTTGAAGTACATATGGTAATTAGAGGTGGAGGGAAATAA
- a CDS encoding 5'-methylthioadenosine/S-adenosylhomocysteine nucleosidase — MIVITSVLREEILGAFRELLPVLENGEILKRPYMRGLIGANEVLLVYGLIGKVESAMMAQVLIDKFNPKYLIHCGSAGAINEKRKIGDIVCGTKYVEHDIGFREKTVSSFKASDVLVERIYDIYNDTIFGIIASGDSFINSKEEKERIYKETQAEIVDMDSAAIAKVCAENGIEFCSLKIVVDKGLESSEIEIKSNFKRLAPFPSAIIAEMLQKHLL; from the coding sequence ATGATTGTTATAACCAGTGTCTTAAGGGAAGAAATTTTAGGGGCTTTTAGGGAACTACTTCCCGTTTTGGAAAATGGTGAAATATTAAAAAGACCTTATATGAGGGGATTAATAGGTGCAAATGAAGTACTACTTGTATATGGATTAATTGGAAAAGTTGAATCTGCAATGATGGCCCAAGTTTTAATAGATAAATTCAATCCTAAATACCTAATACATTGCGGCTCAGCAGGTGCAATAAACGAAAAAAGAAAAATTGGGGATATAGTTTGCGGAACAAAGTACGTAGAACACGATATAGGGTTTAGAGAAAAAACGGTATCATCATTTAAGGCTTCTGATGTTTTAGTTGAAAGAATATACGATATATACAACGATACAATCTTTGGGATTATTGCAAGCGGTGATTCTTTTATAAACTCAAAAGAAGAAAAGGAAAGAATTTACAAAGAAACACAAGCAGAAATAGTAGATATGGATAGTGCGGCAATAGCAAAGGTTTGTGCAGAAAATGGTATAGAATTTTGTTCGTTGAAAATAGTAGTAGACAAAGGTCTAGAAAGCAGTGAAATAGAGATAAAAAGTAATTTCAAAAGGCTTGCGCCATTTCCATCTGCCATTATTGCCGAAATGTTGCAAAAACACCTGTTATAG
- a CDS encoding D-alanine--D-alanine ligase family protein: MLNVGIFFGSKSVEHEISIITANQVLSSIDRRKYNVIPIYISKKGEWFTGKILENIENFKDIDFMLKKAKKIDVILPQKNKLVLKSGLKKYYIDFCFLAFHGTNGEDGTFQGMCQFFGIPFSGSDFYSSAFSMDKVITKILLKENGIPIVDFKYTTKPSEDFFKKCEEELSYPMIVKPARLGSSIGISKVNNREELKEAIELVLKFDDKVLVEKWIDAKEVNCAVMGYKNILVSKLEEIVKEKELFDFEEKYFKKGKKFSNHIIPANLDEKLAKEVKKVAIETFKALECAGNVRIDFLVTDKVYVNEVNSIPGALAFYLWQQSGFTFSQIIDNMINIGLERAKDKENKILSINTNLLNLKVGK, translated from the coding sequence ATGCTAAACGTTGGAATCTTTTTCGGTTCAAAAAGCGTTGAACATGAAATTTCAATAATAACAGCAAATCAAGTCCTATCCTCCATAGATAGGAGAAAGTATAATGTCATTCCCATTTACATTTCAAAAAAAGGCGAATGGTTTACGGGAAAAATACTCGAAAATATAGAAAATTTTAAGGATATTGATTTCATGTTAAAAAAAGCCAAAAAAATTGATGTTATTCTTCCCCAAAAAAACAAATTAGTTTTAAAATCAGGATTAAAAAAGTACTATATCGATTTTTGTTTCCTTGCATTTCACGGAACAAATGGAGAAGATGGTACATTTCAAGGTATGTGTCAATTTTTTGGCATTCCATTCTCTGGAAGTGATTTTTACTCTTCTGCATTTTCAATGGACAAGGTTATAACAAAAATTCTATTAAAAGAAAATGGTATACCGATAGTGGATTTTAAATATACAACAAAACCTAGTGAAGATTTTTTTAAAAAATGCGAAGAAGAATTAAGCTATCCCATGATAGTGAAACCTGCAAGATTAGGTTCAAGCATAGGTATTTCAAAAGTTAACAATAGAGAAGAACTAAAAGAGGCAATAGAGCTTGTTCTTAAATTTGATGATAAAGTATTGGTGGAAAAGTGGATTGATGCAAAAGAAGTAAATTGCGCAGTAATGGGTTATAAAAACATTTTGGTATCAAAGCTTGAAGAAATAGTAAAAGAAAAAGAACTTTTTGACTTTGAGGAAAAATACTTTAAAAAAGGAAAAAAATTTTCCAATCATATTATTCCGGCAAACCTGGATGAAAAATTAGCAAAAGAGGTAAAAAAAGTAGCTATAGAAACATTCAAGGCATTGGAATGTGCAGGAAATGTAAGGATAGATTTTTTAGTAACAGACAAAGTATACGTAAACGAAGTAAATTCTATACCAGGTGCACTAGCATTTTATCTGTGGCAACAAAGTGGTTTTACATTTTCACAAATAATAGATAACATGATAAACATAGGACTTGAAAGAGCCAAAGATAAAGAAAATAAAATCTTATCTATCAATACAAATCTTTTAAATTTAAAGGTGGGTAAATGA
- a CDS encoding alpha/beta fold hydrolase, whose protein sequence is MIHYEIIPKGKKNILFLHGWGADFSYFKPIAEKLEYTSILVDLPGFGKSSKPPFVMSSFDYANTIEKFIESLNLDSISLIGHSFGGKIAAILASKNPKWLDKLVIISAPGIRRKNLKLRCKVLTYKLLVKVFKFLNLNTQYLRERFGSEDFKNSQGIMREILKVVVNEDISEELKKIKSETLIIWGDLDNAVSFDVVKEFERLIQNSKLIIYKNVSHFPFLENYDRFLNDLKIFLGG, encoded by the coding sequence ATGATACACTATGAAATAATACCTAAAGGTAAAAAAAATATACTTTTCTTGCACGGTTGGGGTGCAGATTTTTCTTATTTTAAACCAATTGCAGAAAAATTAGAATATACCTCAATATTGGTTGATTTACCCGGTTTTGGAAAAAGTTCAAAACCTCCTTTTGTAATGTCTAGTTTTGATTATGCAAATACTATTGAAAAATTTATTGAATCATTGAACTTAGATAGCATATCTTTGATAGGACACTCTTTTGGCGGAAAGATTGCCGCTATTTTGGCTTCAAAAAATCCAAAGTGGCTTGATAAATTAGTAATAATTTCTGCACCTGGTATAAGAAGAAAAAACTTAAAGTTAAGATGCAAAGTATTAACTTATAAATTACTGGTAAAAGTATTTAAATTTTTAAACCTCAACACACAATATTTAAGAGAAAGATTTGGTTCTGAAGATTTCAAAAATTCTCAAGGTATAATGCGCGAAATTTTAAAAGTCGTGGTAAATGAAGACATATCCGAGGAATTAAAGAAAATAAAAAGTGAAACGCTAATTATTTGGGGCGACCTAGACAATGCTGTCTCCTTTGATGTTGTAAAAGAATTTGAAAGATTAATCCAAAATTCAAAGCTTATAATCTATAAAAATGTTTCACACTTTCCATTTTTGGAAAATTACGACAGATTCTTAAACGATTTAAAAATATTTTTAGGAGGATAA
- a CDS encoding Mur ligase family protein, translating to MLEKIFLLLFVSNFVIRSLYSLHMLQLEEYSEKKYLKWIFSHLNRYLVNLLFVLSIVFYFFNLYIAIALLVISIYVDLRYFVLVKKKKPLVFTKRLRRLLYVSYAIFGFCLLWTIHSSSLLSESILFFISLFNSFYYFLINALMLPIERLINEYYYKDAKRKIKHLKPQIIAVTGSYGKTSTKYFLTHLISEHYKTLMTPESYNTTMGITKVIREKLDKSHEIFVVELAENDNYGYDKLLDLLHPDISILTSIGIQHLEEFHSMENIIKNFKNYLTDKRIGKKIVVNLDDENIEKLIKDIGAEVITCGIKNEKAQYKVKDLKLEKNGSQFILKTPNNQEFEIKTNVYGKENIINLLLSIVSAFELKVPVEEIIERAKNIVKPKHRLEIVRDDTITVIDDTFNSNPKGFKMALEYLSLFNYRRKILVTPGFVELGEREDDEHYKLGKLISKYVDVVFLVDKKRTKKILEGLNDAGFKGEVFVVNSLDEVIEKFKTFLKQGDVILFENDLPDNYA from the coding sequence ATGCTTGAAAAGATATTTTTGCTCCTATTTGTTTCAAATTTTGTAATTAGATCCCTTTACTCTCTTCATATGCTACAACTTGAAGAATATTCCGAAAAAAAATATTTAAAATGGATATTTTCACATCTTAACAGGTACTTGGTTAATCTACTATTTGTACTATCTATTGTCTTTTATTTTTTCAACCTGTACATTGCAATTGCGTTGCTGGTAATTTCAATATACGTTGACTTGCGATACTTTGTTTTGGTTAAAAAGAAAAAACCACTTGTTTTCACAAAACGCCTAAGAAGATTATTATACGTTTCATACGCAATTTTTGGTTTTTGTTTACTATGGACTATACATTCAAGCAGTTTATTATCCGAATCTATTTTATTTTTCATAAGCTTATTTAACTCATTTTATTATTTTTTAATAAATGCGTTAATGCTTCCTATCGAACGCTTAATCAATGAATACTACTACAAAGATGCTAAAAGAAAGATAAAACATCTAAAACCACAAATTATAGCCGTAACGGGAAGCTATGGGAAAACAAGTACAAAATACTTTCTTACCCATCTCATTAGCGAACACTACAAAACACTTATGACGCCGGAAAGCTACAACACTACAATGGGAATTACAAAAGTAATCCGCGAAAAACTAGATAAGTCGCACGAAATATTTGTCGTAGAGCTTGCGGAAAATGACAACTACGGATATGATAAATTACTTGACTTACTTCACCCAGATATATCCATATTAACTTCTATTGGTATACAACACCTTGAAGAATTTCACAGTATGGAAAATATAATAAAAAATTTTAAAAACTACCTAACAGATAAGAGGATAGGGAAAAAAATTGTAGTAAATTTAGACGATGAAAACATAGAAAAATTAATAAAAGATATAGGTGCAGAGGTTATAACTTGTGGAATAAAAAATGAAAAAGCACAATACAAGGTAAAAGATTTAAAACTGGAAAAAAATGGCTCACAATTTATACTTAAAACTCCCAACAACCAAGAGTTTGAAATAAAAACGAATGTATACGGAAAGGAAAATATAATAAATTTACTACTTTCCATTGTTAGCGCTTTTGAATTAAAGGTACCAGTAGAGGAAATAATAGAAAGGGCTAAAAATATAGTCAAACCAAAACACAGACTAGAAATAGTTAGAGACGATACAATAACTGTAATAGATGATACCTTTAATTCGAATCCAAAGGGGTTTAAAATGGCACTTGAATATTTATCACTTTTTAATTATAGAAGAAAGATATTAGTAACTCCTGGTTTTGTGGAATTAGGAGAAAGAGAAGACGACGAACATTACAAATTGGGAAAATTAATATCAAAGTACGTAGATGTTGTATTTTTGGTGGATAAAAAAAGAACAAAAAAGATTTTAGAAGGACTAAATGATGCTGGGTTTAAAGGAGAAGTCTTTGTTGTAAATTCCTTGGATGAAGTTATCGAAAAATTTAAAACATTTCTAAAACAAGGTGATGTAATATTATTTGAAAATGATCTTCCCGATAACTACGCATAA